In Terriglobus sp. TAA 43, a single window of DNA contains:
- a CDS encoding VOC family protein has protein sequence MIRGIKFISVPVKDQDASLAFYTGKLGFRVQTDQPFGLGQRWIELAIPGAETGIALFTPPGHEDRIGGFQPISFWCDDVFQTAEVLKAKGVTLVKEPKKESWGTSAIFADLDGNQFVLSSR, from the coding sequence ATGATTCGAGGAATTAAGTTCATCAGCGTGCCGGTGAAAGATCAGGATGCATCGCTGGCGTTTTACACCGGGAAGCTGGGATTCCGTGTGCAGACAGATCAGCCGTTTGGGCTGGGGCAACGCTGGATTGAGTTGGCGATTCCGGGCGCAGAGACGGGAATTGCACTGTTCACGCCGCCCGGACACGAGGACAGGATTGGCGGGTTTCAGCCAATTTCCTTCTGGTGTGATGATGTGTTCCAGACTGCCGAAGTGCTGAAGGCGAAGGGCGTCACGCTGGTGAAGGAACCAAAGAAGGAGTCGTGGGGAACATCCGCCATCTTTGCGGATCTGGATGGGAACCAGTTTGTGCTTTCGAGCCGTTAG
- a CDS encoding helix-turn-helix domain-containing protein — protein sequence MESIKLDAYIIHTLMRDLIGHDHKPTAFVVYLWLAAESERNAGKITISYAALAGETGLSRSAAQSAVAWLIQRQLLSVTHASATATPEYLVLRPWRQRRR from the coding sequence ATGGAATCCATCAAGTTGGATGCCTATATCATCCACACCCTCATGCGCGACCTCATCGGTCATGATCACAAACCCACGGCCTTTGTCGTCTATCTCTGGCTTGCAGCGGAATCGGAACGCAACGCCGGAAAGATCACGATTAGCTACGCTGCGCTCGCTGGCGAAACAGGCCTCTCCCGTTCTGCCGCGCAATCCGCGGTCGCATGGCTCATCCAGCGTCAACTCCTCAGCGTTACCCATGCCTCTGCCACCGCGACTCCCGAATACCTCGTCCTCCGTCCGTGGAGACAACGCCGTCGATAG
- a CDS encoding FAD-dependent thymidylate synthase has protein sequence MSTLQNETDVYAIHGADPEVLAYAMAKYSRSALTLRESLAEISSQKAEQFLNTFYFQYGHRSIADLAHVAFAIERLSLLAAIDLVDEQRWDGQERSTRYQNFRKSGYYTPTFDDPDQQADYTKVIDSLFDGYTEIGEGMLTELKAHAPRPEGMDEAAYTRTLRARAYDMARYLLPLATNTSLGQITNARTLEGQVARLLGSDYPEIRALGEKLRDAAAGPAWQVNEVACSDLVEAIRALEPEIAQTADDLIRREVRVSPTLVKYTTPSEFARVTKPLLAQAAAELLGGESIVPMPPDSPNVELITPPGGETLSLEIDLATSLLYPHTQYRFRQIRNAVAALSEKRISEIIDLGLQHRGRHDELPRAFAAANGLRFDILMDIGGFRDMHRHRRCTQLLQPWATAHGYELPDFPSQPALSASPVFARYTELIQQAFAFHAKATGVPANATAAITSPKLAAHSAAAVPLPHFNGQGIQMKWAATSSATSTTDNKPHKCNPHAADYVLPLATRCRSLFTMDFAEAVYISELRSTPAGHWSYRNVAWQMYSEVAKQYPSLAKHFRIRDPHEPIDLLVR, from the coding sequence ATGAGCACTCTCCAGAACGAAACAGACGTCTACGCCATCCACGGGGCCGACCCCGAAGTCCTCGCCTACGCCATGGCCAAGTACTCCCGTTCCGCACTCACCCTGCGCGAATCGCTGGCGGAAATCTCCTCGCAGAAGGCTGAGCAGTTCCTCAACACCTTCTACTTCCAGTACGGCCATCGCTCCATCGCGGATCTTGCGCACGTCGCCTTCGCCATCGAGCGCCTCTCCCTCCTCGCCGCCATCGACCTCGTCGACGAGCAGCGATGGGACGGCCAGGAGCGCAGCACGCGCTACCAGAACTTCCGCAAATCCGGCTACTACACGCCAACCTTCGACGACCCCGACCAGCAAGCCGACTACACGAAAGTCATCGATAGCCTCTTCGACGGCTACACCGAAATCGGCGAAGGCATGCTTACCGAATTGAAGGCGCACGCACCGCGCCCTGAGGGCATGGACGAAGCTGCGTACACGCGCACCCTCCGAGCCCGCGCTTACGACATGGCGCGTTACCTGCTGCCGCTGGCCACCAACACCTCGCTCGGCCAGATCACCAACGCCCGCACCCTCGAAGGCCAGGTAGCCCGCCTCCTCGGCAGCGACTACCCCGAGATCCGCGCGCTCGGTGAAAAACTTCGCGACGCAGCCGCAGGTCCCGCATGGCAGGTCAACGAAGTCGCCTGCAGCGATCTTGTCGAAGCCATCCGCGCTCTCGAGCCCGAAATCGCGCAAACCGCCGACGACCTCATCCGCCGCGAAGTCCGCGTAAGCCCCACGCTCGTCAAATACACCACGCCCAGCGAATTTGCGCGCGTCACCAAGCCCCTGCTGGCACAGGCCGCAGCCGAACTCCTCGGCGGCGAATCCATCGTCCCCATGCCGCCGGACTCACCCAACGTCGAACTCATCACGCCACCGGGCGGTGAAACGCTCTCGCTTGAGATCGACCTCGCAACCTCACTGCTCTACCCGCACACGCAGTACCGCTTCCGCCAGATCCGCAACGCCGTCGCCGCACTCAGCGAAAAGCGCATCAGCGAAATCATCGACCTCGGCCTGCAGCACCGCGGTCGCCACGACGAACTGCCCCGTGCCTTCGCCGCCGCCAACGGCCTGCGTTTTGACATCCTCATGGACATCGGCGGCTTCCGCGACATGCACCGCCACCGCCGTTGCACACAGCTCCTGCAGCCCTGGGCCACGGCGCACGGCTACGAACTGCCTGATTTCCCCTCGCAGCCCGCGCTCTCAGCATCGCCCGTCTTCGCGCGCTATACAGAACTCATCCAGCAGGCATTCGCCTTCCACGCGAAGGCCACCGGCGTCCCTGCCAACGCGACAGCAGCCATCACATCACCCAAGCTCGCGGCGCATTCCGCAGCGGCCGTGCCGTTGCCGCATTTCAACGGACAAGGCATCCAGATGAAGTGGGCTGCAACGTCCAGTGCAACCTCCACCACAGACAACAAGCCCCACAAGTGCAACCCGCACGCAGCCGATTACGTGCTGCCCCTGGCCACACGCTGCCGCTCGCTCTTCACCATGGACTTCGCAGAAGCCGTCTACATCAGCGAACTCCGCAGCACCCCGGCAGGCCACTGGAGCTATCGCAACGTAGCGTGGCAGATGTACTCGGAAGTAGCCAAGCAATACCCATCACTGGCAAAACACTTCCGCATCCGAGACCCGCACGAACCCATCGACCTGCTGGTCCGCTAG
- a CDS encoding c-type cytochrome, translating into MNSHKVFTALFAALAVAALGSSVVHAYPADAPKVPAWAYPQGVHEELAPDDGKLYHLPGTTQAFTDTQINRVNATIDWFPKSHPTPPAPVITGTEKYKACGTCHLMNGVGKPETGDLQGLPVAYLLQQLDDMKNDRRHPAYVPSSLTGMVAIAKALTPEEARQAAEYFHSVPPVEHIRVVESADAPVTHPGPHTIQLPDPSGARAPLGTRIVEVSENVERTKLRDPSTGFVAYVPVGSIARGEALVKSGGASKMACTMCHGADLKGMGDAFPSLAGHSPTAMARQLFDFRSGSRDGKNAAAMKPVVAGLSDADIVDVSAYLASLKP; encoded by the coding sequence GTGAATTCACACAAGGTTTTTACTGCGTTGTTTGCCGCGCTGGCTGTTGCTGCGCTGGGCTCGTCCGTTGTTCATGCGTATCCGGCTGATGCGCCGAAGGTTCCCGCGTGGGCTTATCCGCAGGGCGTTCACGAAGAGCTTGCGCCGGATGATGGCAAGCTGTATCACCTGCCAGGTACGACCCAGGCGTTTACGGACACGCAGATTAACCGTGTGAATGCGACGATTGACTGGTTTCCCAAGTCGCATCCGACGCCTCCTGCTCCGGTGATCACGGGCACGGAGAAGTATAAGGCGTGTGGCACGTGTCACCTGATGAATGGCGTGGGCAAGCCGGAGACCGGTGATCTGCAAGGGTTGCCGGTGGCTTACCTGCTGCAGCAGTTGGACGATATGAAGAATGATCGTCGTCATCCTGCGTATGTGCCTTCGAGCCTGACTGGCATGGTTGCGATTGCGAAGGCGTTGACGCCGGAAGAGGCGCGACAGGCAGCGGAGTATTTTCACTCGGTTCCGCCGGTTGAACATATTCGGGTGGTGGAGTCGGCGGATGCGCCGGTGACGCATCCGGGACCGCATACGATTCAGCTTCCTGATCCGTCAGGTGCTCGTGCGCCGCTTGGTACGCGCATTGTGGAAGTGTCAGAGAATGTGGAGCGGACGAAGCTGCGTGATCCTTCTACGGGGTTTGTTGCTTACGTTCCGGTGGGCAGCATTGCTCGCGGTGAGGCTCTGGTGAAGAGTGGTGGCGCGAGCAAGATGGCTTGCACGATGTGTCATGGTGCGGATTTAAAGGGGATGGGCGATGCGTTCCCGTCGCTGGCGGGACATTCACCTACGGCTATGGCGCGGCAGTTGTTTGATTTTCGGAGTGGCTCGCGCGATGGGAAGAATGCTGCGGCGATGAAGCCTGTGGTGGCTGGGCTTTCGGACGCGGACATTGTGGATGTGTCGGCTTATCTGGCTTCGTTGAAGCCTTAG
- a CDS encoding GAF domain-containing protein: MSLYNGILEEITTFAATAPSLESLQNFVVDIIPSRLPHYNWTGFYMLDPNDAEMLVLAPFNGAPTEHTRIPIHQGICGAAVAQNQTVIVDDVHSDPRYLACSIETKSEIVVPIHAHGKAIGEIDIDSHDAAAFTAADRDFLEACATIIGGFIERTQTSK, translated from the coding sequence ATGAGCCTTTACAACGGTATCCTCGAAGAGATCACCACCTTCGCCGCCACCGCCCCATCGCTTGAATCCCTGCAGAACTTCGTCGTCGACATCATTCCGTCGCGCCTGCCGCATTACAACTGGACCGGCTTCTACATGCTCGACCCCAACGACGCGGAAATGCTCGTCCTCGCCCCCTTCAACGGCGCGCCCACGGAACACACACGCATCCCGATCCACCAGGGCATCTGCGGAGCCGCCGTAGCGCAAAATCAAACCGTCATCGTCGACGACGTCCATTCCGACCCGCGCTATCTCGCCTGCTCCATCGAAACCAAATCCGAGATCGTAGTGCCCATCCACGCCCACGGCAAAGCCATCGGCGAAATCGACATCGACAGCCACGACGCCGCAGCCTTCACCGCCGCAGATCGCGACTTCCTCGAAGCATGCGCCACCATCATCGGCGGCTTCATCGAGCGCACTCAAACTTCAAAGTAA
- a CDS encoding CHY zinc finger protein, with translation MQIFRGCVAIDCVDVFGVQVRGVGVDAQTRCAHYHSVLDVIAIRMACCGEYFACKDCHEEVEGHAITVWPRSQWDTRAVLCGACGYEMAIHEYMECGNRCPRCEAAFNPGCRNHYHFYFEV, from the coding sequence ATGCAAATCTTTCGCGGATGTGTTGCGATAGATTGCGTGGATGTTTTCGGCGTGCAGGTGCGGGGTGTGGGAGTGGATGCGCAGACGCGTTGCGCTCACTATCACTCCGTGCTGGATGTGATTGCGATTCGCATGGCTTGTTGTGGTGAGTACTTCGCCTGCAAGGATTGCCATGAGGAAGTGGAGGGCCATGCGATTACGGTGTGGCCGCGTTCGCAATGGGATACGCGTGCGGTGCTTTGCGGCGCATGCGGTTATGAGATGGCGATCCACGAATATATGGAATGCGGCAACCGGTGTCCGCGCTGTGAGGCTGCGTTTAATCCCGGTTGCCGGAACCACTACCACTTTTACTTTGAAGTTTGA